A region of Pyxidicoccus parkwaysis DNA encodes the following proteins:
- the dusB gene encoding tRNA dihydrouridine synthase DusB: protein MPQLGPYSLPNPYILAPMAGVSEMPFRVLAFRLGAALCPTELVSSQGLMRANQRTLKYLRYDAEVERPYSLQIYGGEPEAMARAAVVGKESGAQIIDINMGCPVKKVTKNGAGSALLCDVPRAASIVREIRAATGLPVTCKIRSGWDAKNRNYLQMAAALQEAGCAALAIHPRTREQGYSGQADWSVITDLKRHFPEMPIIGNGDVKTPEDARRMQESTGCDFVMIGRAALGNPWIFRELLGGPPATPGERCALVLEHLRAHLDFMGDPLGAVRSFRKQLAWYAHGLHGAAAFRAEVNTLDVPSAVEACVRRFFAAAAVDLSGPGEEQDVDYRAALG, encoded by the coding sequence ATGCCGCAGCTCGGTCCCTACTCCCTGCCGAACCCCTACATCCTGGCCCCCATGGCCGGGGTGAGCGAGATGCCGTTCCGCGTCCTCGCCTTCCGTCTGGGCGCCGCCCTCTGTCCCACGGAGCTCGTCAGCTCCCAGGGGCTGATGCGGGCCAACCAGCGGACCCTGAAGTACCTGCGCTACGACGCCGAGGTGGAGCGGCCCTACTCGCTCCAAATCTACGGCGGCGAGCCGGAGGCCATGGCCCGCGCGGCGGTGGTGGGCAAGGAGTCCGGCGCGCAAATCATCGACATCAACATGGGCTGCCCGGTGAAGAAGGTGACGAAGAACGGCGCCGGCAGCGCCCTGCTGTGCGACGTGCCCCGCGCCGCCAGCATCGTCCGGGAGATTCGCGCGGCCACCGGGCTGCCCGTCACCTGCAAGATTCGCTCGGGCTGGGACGCGAAGAATCGCAACTACCTCCAGATGGCCGCCGCGCTGCAGGAGGCCGGCTGCGCGGCGCTGGCCATCCACCCGCGCACCCGCGAGCAGGGCTACTCGGGTCAGGCGGACTGGAGCGTCATCACCGACTTGAAGCGCCACTTCCCGGAGATGCCCATCATCGGCAACGGGGACGTGAAGACGCCGGAGGACGCCCGGCGGATGCAGGAGTCCACCGGCTGCGACTTCGTGATGATTGGCCGCGCCGCGCTGGGCAACCCGTGGATATTCCGCGAGCTGTTGGGCGGCCCGCCCGCCACGCCCGGAGAGCGGTGCGCCCTGGTGCTGGAGCACCTGCGCGCGCACCTGGACTTCATGGGGGACCCGCTGGGCGCGGTGCGCTCCTTCCGCAAGCAGCTCGCGTGGTACGCCCACGGCCTGCACGGCGCCGCCGCCTTCCGCGCGGAGGTGAACACCCTGGACGTGCCCTCGGCCGTGGAGGCCTGCGTGCGCCGCTTCTTCGCCGCCGCCGCCGTGGACCTCTCCGGCCCCGGCGAGGAGCAGGACGTGGACTACCGCGCCGCGCTCGGCTGA
- a CDS encoding DUF1223 domain-containing protein, protein MFSALLALPLMLLTAAPVSRTPVVVELFTSEGCSSCPAADAALSRLARAQPLEGVELIPLGFHVDYWDDLGWKDAFASPAYSARQRRYALNGDENSVYTPQMVVDGERSFVGDEAKAREQAASAAKRAKVPVRVSARVDGDAAVLTVRLDAAPPPGTELWAALTEDGLSSRVTRGENAGHTLEHAAVVRAQVTLPAPKADPAGGFVTEARVPLAAGWKRPSLRAVAVLQESRGPVRGAATAALAPKS, encoded by the coding sequence ATGTTCTCCGCGCTCCTCGCCCTGCCGCTGATGCTGCTCACCGCCGCGCCCGTCTCCCGCACGCCCGTCGTGGTGGAGCTGTTCACCTCCGAGGGCTGCTCGAGCTGTCCCGCCGCTGACGCCGCGCTGTCGCGGCTCGCCCGTGCCCAGCCGCTGGAGGGCGTGGAGCTCATCCCGCTGGGGTTCCATGTGGACTACTGGGATGACCTCGGGTGGAAGGACGCCTTCGCCTCGCCCGCCTACAGCGCTCGCCAGCGGCGCTATGCGCTCAATGGGGACGAGAACAGCGTCTACACGCCGCAGATGGTGGTGGATGGAGAGCGCAGCTTCGTGGGCGATGAGGCGAAGGCGCGTGAGCAGGCCGCCTCCGCCGCGAAGCGGGCCAAGGTGCCTGTGCGGGTCAGCGCTCGCGTGGATGGCGATGCGGCGGTGCTCACCGTGCGGCTCGACGCGGCGCCGCCTCCGGGCACCGAGTTGTGGGCCGCGCTCACCGAGGACGGCCTGTCCTCCCGGGTGACGCGAGGGGAGAACGCCGGCCACACGCTGGAGCACGCGGCGGTGGTGCGCGCCCAGGTGACGCTGCCGGCACCGAAGGCGGACCCGGCCGGTGGCTTCGTGACGGAGGCGCGCGTGCCGCTCGCGGCCGGGTGGAAGCGTCCGTCGCTGCGCGCGGTGGCGGTGCTCCAGGAGTCTCGCGGTCCGGTGCGGGGCGCGGCGACGGCGGCGCTTGCTCCGAAGTCGTAG
- a CDS encoding DUF1109 domain-containing protein, whose amino-acid sequence MKPECSRVMDSLGGPLPAELEAHVASCAECRALVGGFDALGGLPTAPPPEAPAPKLEAAHLRARAELEAHPKATPWWRELLVLLAVYTAVFAGGLVLLGRHGLGLVGNQASPTMVTSVALLTLVLVGGGAFLAIAPIRRRLPWGLLALAAVGVALVQVMGGSGLQSLLPVRGMLGCMGTEVLMSVLPLGVALVLLCRSAFEPVRALAAGLSAAGVSLLVLHLHCSDGTVRHLVSAHVLPWLLLAGVAVLIRSRLPTRSYAP is encoded by the coding sequence ATGAAGCCGGAGTGCTCGCGGGTGATGGACTCGCTGGGAGGCCCGCTGCCCGCGGAGCTGGAAGCCCATGTGGCGTCGTGCGCGGAGTGCCGGGCGCTGGTGGGAGGCTTCGACGCGCTGGGTGGCCTTCCCACGGCGCCGCCACCCGAGGCCCCCGCGCCGAAGCTGGAGGCCGCGCACCTGCGGGCCCGGGCGGAGCTGGAAGCGCACCCGAAGGCGACGCCGTGGTGGCGCGAGCTGCTGGTGCTGCTCGCCGTGTATACGGCCGTGTTCGCGGGCGGGCTGGTGTTGCTCGGCCGGCACGGGCTCGGACTGGTGGGCAACCAGGCCTCACCGACGATGGTGACCAGCGTGGCGCTGCTCACGCTGGTGCTGGTGGGTGGAGGCGCGTTCCTGGCGATTGCGCCCATCCGGCGACGGCTGCCGTGGGGATTGTTGGCCCTGGCGGCGGTGGGCGTGGCGCTGGTGCAGGTGATGGGCGGCTCCGGGCTCCAGAGCCTGCTGCCCGTGCGGGGCATGCTGGGGTGCATGGGGACCGAGGTGTTGATGTCGGTGCTGCCGCTGGGCGTGGCGCTCGTGCTGCTGTGCCGCTCGGCGTTCGAGCCCGTGCGCGCCCTGGCCGCGGGGCTGTCCGCCGCCGGGGTGAGCCTCCTCGTCCTGCACCTGCACTGCTCGGATGGGACGGTGAGGCACCTGGTGTCCGCCCATGTCCTGCCGTGGCTGCTGCTGGCCGGGGTGGCGGTGCTCATCCGCTCGCGGCTGCCGACCCGCAGCTACGCGCCCTGA
- a CDS encoding chloride channel protein → MSRLLHDLLQASNRLRLPGPSVLPVAGAVVGLYSGLAAGIFANLIGLMSGITFGAAELTHTLRRGQLRTLMEAFSSARWHPEYAIVGAPLALGALVIAHFIQPGGPRDEVKRRLRLLSLLALGGLSLYYPLVALAALNSVFGHSHNLPETLEDLPWWLMLLAPMLGGMAVGRLLRDKPETHGHGVPEVVRAVKSGANVVPADRGLLKLVASAITIGSGGSAGREGPIVYGGAAFASTVGRVLGFSRRELSILLACGAGAGISASFNAPIAGAVFAMEIILREFELRVFSPIILASVTGTLVSQGVLGEARMLRRVPYELVSGGEVLAYAALGIGCGLLAFTFVRLLHGVEHFFHGRSGGRLSPWLAGRSLPFRAGLGGLCAGALAFISPAVWGSGHDFINLAAVGRLSFVFLVTACVLKLVATALTIGSGGSGGTFFPTAVIGAMLGGAFGTLVHYFFPSSTGPSGAYALVGMGGALAALNRAPLTGMMMLYELSGNHDIILPLMVTCTIASALCHYLTERKAPKPQSDADLLEGTQVRQVMVNLPPVPAGTPLRPLADLLLTSEASVLPVLDTAGQVYGTVQVEQLREVWRDESVYPLLVASDLARKLPLLSPDQDLAHALRVMDQEDVDALPVTSPPGSPTCGLLTRGAVRRFLFAQHTQAHSQGDAPVSPTEVSH, encoded by the coding sequence ATGAGCCGGCTGCTTCACGACCTCCTCCAGGCCTCCAACCGGCTGCGGCTTCCCGGCCCGTCGGTGCTGCCGGTGGCGGGCGCGGTGGTGGGGCTCTACAGCGGGCTGGCCGCGGGCATCTTCGCCAACCTCATCGGCCTGATGAGCGGAATCACCTTCGGCGCCGCCGAGCTGACGCACACGCTGCGCCGGGGCCAGCTCCGCACGCTCATGGAGGCGTTCTCCTCGGCGCGCTGGCATCCGGAGTACGCCATCGTCGGCGCGCCGCTGGCCCTGGGCGCGCTGGTCATCGCCCACTTCATCCAGCCCGGCGGCCCGCGCGACGAGGTGAAGCGCCGGCTGCGGCTTTTGTCCCTCCTGGCGCTGGGCGGGCTGTCGCTCTACTACCCGCTCGTCGCGCTGGCCGCGCTCAACAGCGTGTTCGGCCACTCGCACAACCTCCCCGAGACGCTGGAGGATTTGCCCTGGTGGCTGATGCTGCTGGCCCCCATGCTGGGCGGCATGGCGGTGGGCCGGCTCCTGCGAGACAAGCCGGAGACCCACGGCCACGGCGTGCCGGAGGTGGTGCGCGCGGTGAAGAGCGGCGCCAACGTGGTGCCCGCGGACCGGGGCCTGCTCAAGCTGGTGGCCTCCGCCATCACCATCGGCAGTGGCGGCTCCGCCGGACGCGAGGGCCCCATCGTCTACGGCGGCGCGGCCTTCGCATCCACCGTGGGCCGCGTGCTCGGCTTCAGCCGCAGGGAGCTGTCCATCCTCCTGGCGTGCGGCGCGGGCGCGGGCATCTCCGCGTCCTTCAACGCCCCCATCGCCGGCGCGGTGTTCGCGATGGAAATCATCCTGCGCGAGTTCGAGCTGCGCGTCTTCTCGCCCATCATCCTCGCCAGCGTGACGGGCACCCTCGTCAGCCAGGGCGTGCTGGGCGAGGCGCGCATGCTCCGCCGCGTCCCGTATGAGCTCGTCTCCGGCGGAGAGGTGCTGGCGTACGCGGCGCTGGGCATCGGCTGCGGCCTGCTGGCCTTCACCTTCGTGCGCCTGCTGCACGGCGTGGAGCACTTCTTCCACGGACGCAGCGGAGGCCGGCTGTCCCCGTGGCTCGCCGGCAGGTCGCTGCCGTTCCGCGCGGGCCTGGGCGGGCTGTGCGCGGGCGCGCTGGCCTTCATCAGCCCCGCGGTGTGGGGCAGCGGGCACGACTTCATCAACCTGGCCGCCGTGGGCCGGCTGTCCTTCGTCTTCCTCGTCACCGCGTGCGTGCTGAAGCTGGTGGCCACCGCGCTCACCATCGGCTCGGGCGGCTCGGGCGGCACCTTCTTCCCCACGGCCGTCATCGGCGCCATGCTGGGCGGCGCCTTCGGCACGCTGGTGCACTACTTCTTCCCCAGCAGCACCGGGCCCAGCGGCGCCTACGCGCTCGTCGGCATGGGCGGCGCGCTGGCGGCGCTCAACCGCGCCCCGCTCACCGGCATGATGATGCTCTACGAGCTGAGCGGGAACCACGACATCATCCTCCCGCTGATGGTGACGTGCACCATCGCCTCCGCGCTCTGCCACTACCTCACCGAGCGCAAGGCGCCGAAGCCGCAGAGCGACGCGGACCTGCTGGAGGGCACGCAGGTGCGCCAGGTGATGGTGAACCTGCCCCCCGTCCCCGCGGGCACGCCGCTGCGCCCCCTGGCGGATTTGCTCCTCACCTCCGAGGCGAGCGTCCTGCCCGTGCTCGACACCGCCGGCCAGGTGTACGGCACCGTGCAGGTGGAGCAGCTTCGCGAGGTGTGGCGCGACGAGTCCGTGTACCCGCTGCTGGTGGCCAGCGACCTCGCGCGCAAGCTGCCGCTGCTGTCGCCCGACCAGGACCTGGCCCACGCGCTGCGCGTCATGGACCAGGAGGACGTGGACGCGCTGCCCGTCACCTCGCCACCGGGAAGCCCCACGTGTGGCCTGCTCACCCGGGGCGCAGTGCGGCGGTTCCTCTTCGCCCAGCACACGCAGGCCCACTCACAGGGGGATGCCCCCGTCAGCCCCACCGAGGTGTCGCACTGA
- a CDS encoding RNA polymerase sigma factor, with the protein MPQPPSLKPDATPARTGEDPARDSSVASRSDEVLMARFREGDSTAFDALFQRYARPVHGYLTRLTGSPSTAEDLVQLTFLSLVRARGRFQAGARFKPWLYAIATNAARDSQRRSRRPEELTPEGELPTTIPDDAPGPRDSGLEQAVQRALAQLPEGQRIPILLHRFEGMSFAEIADAMGLTESAVKVRAHRGYERLRELLAALHQETKE; encoded by the coding sequence GTGCCCCAGCCGCCCTCGCTGAAACCCGATGCCACGCCCGCGCGTACCGGAGAGGACCCGGCGCGCGACTCCTCCGTCGCCTCCCGGTCCGACGAGGTCCTGATGGCGCGGTTCCGCGAGGGTGACTCCACGGCGTTCGACGCGCTCTTCCAGCGCTACGCCCGGCCCGTGCACGGCTACCTCACGCGGCTGACGGGCAGCCCGTCCACGGCCGAGGACCTCGTCCAGCTCACCTTCCTGTCGCTGGTGCGCGCACGGGGCCGCTTCCAGGCCGGCGCGCGCTTCAAGCCCTGGCTCTATGCGATTGCCACCAACGCGGCGCGCGACTCGCAGCGCAGAAGCCGGCGTCCGGAGGAGCTGACGCCCGAGGGCGAGCTGCCCACGACCATCCCCGACGACGCGCCCGGCCCCCGGGACAGCGGGCTGGAGCAGGCGGTGCAGCGGGCCCTCGCCCAGCTTCCGGAGGGGCAGCGCATCCCCATCCTCCTGCACCGCTTCGAGGGGATGAGCTTCGCGGAAATCGCCGACGCGATGGGGCTCACGGAGAGCGCCGTGAAGGTTCGCGCGCACCGCGGTTATGAGCGCTTGAGGGAGCTGCTCGCAGCCCTGCATCAGGAGACGAAGGAATGA
- a CDS encoding peroxiredoxin, whose amino-acid sequence MLKPGDVAPDFTVRDHTGRTHRLADYHGKNVVLWFYPKADTPGUTAQGCGFRDQKTQYDEKNAVILGVSFDTLEENKAFAEKFGFNFPLLSDTDRKLGLAYGACDDAKSPNARRVGVIIGPDGKVKAWYPKVDARAFPQEALKQL is encoded by the coding sequence ATGCTCAAGCCAGGAGACGTGGCGCCGGACTTCACCGTCCGGGACCACACCGGCCGGACGCACCGGCTGGCGGACTACCACGGGAAGAACGTGGTGCTGTGGTTCTACCCGAAGGCGGACACGCCGGGTTGAACGGCCCAGGGTTGCGGGTTCCGCGACCAGAAGACGCAGTACGACGAGAAGAACGCGGTGATTCTGGGAGTCAGCTTCGACACGTTGGAGGAGAACAAGGCGTTCGCCGAGAAGTTCGGATTCAACTTCCCGCTGCTGAGTGACACGGACCGGAAGCTGGGGCTCGCCTATGGCGCGTGCGACGACGCGAAGTCGCCCAATGCGCGCCGGGTGGGCGTCATCATCGGCCCGGACGGGAAGGTGAAGGCGTGGTACCCGAAGGTGGATGCACGCGCCTTCCCGCAGGAGGCGCTGAAGCAGCTGTGA
- a CDS encoding glycoside hydrolase family 1 protein, with protein sequence MSTDALTFPADFTFGVATSSYQVEGGIENDWAEWERAGKLKEPDVRCGRAVDHWHRYEEDYGLATDVGATAFRISLEWARIEPERGRYDAVALEAYRERLLKMKARGLRPVVTLHHFTHPAWFHRETPWHQPASVDAFRQYARRCAELLEGLDALVISFNEPMVLLLGGYLQGAIPPGIADGALTMRAMENLVRAHVASREELLARLGRVELGISQNTLAFAPDRWWHPLDRALVRLGAQAYNHAFHEALVTGKLRVNMPGVASTRVDIPGARDSVEFIGVNYYTRAHLRFVPRPPFIEFKYRDILGRGLTDIGWEDWPEGFLQSLREVKRYGLPVWITENGIDDRAGERRPHYLHTHLAQVLAARRLGVDVRGYLYWSLLDNFEWLEGWGPRFGLYHVDFDTLERRPTPACDYFRAVATSRRLVAPATQAPLASQPSAAR encoded by the coding sequence ATGAGCACCGACGCGCTGACCTTCCCCGCGGACTTCACCTTCGGCGTCGCCACCTCGTCGTACCAGGTGGAGGGCGGCATCGAGAACGACTGGGCCGAGTGGGAGCGCGCCGGGAAGCTGAAGGAGCCCGACGTGCGCTGCGGCCGCGCGGTGGACCACTGGCACCGCTATGAGGAGGACTACGGCCTCGCCACCGACGTGGGCGCCACCGCGTTCCGCATCTCCCTCGAGTGGGCGCGAATCGAACCCGAGCGCGGGCGCTACGACGCTGTAGCGCTGGAGGCCTACCGCGAGCGGCTCCTCAAGATGAAGGCGCGGGGCCTGCGGCCCGTGGTGACGCTCCACCACTTCACCCACCCGGCGTGGTTCCACCGGGAGACGCCGTGGCACCAGCCGGCCAGCGTGGACGCCTTCCGCCAGTACGCGCGCCGGTGCGCGGAGCTGCTGGAGGGGCTGGACGCGCTCGTCATCTCCTTCAACGAGCCCATGGTGCTGCTGCTCGGCGGCTACCTGCAGGGGGCCATTCCGCCCGGCATCGCCGACGGCGCCCTCACCATGCGGGCCATGGAGAACCTGGTGCGCGCGCACGTGGCCTCGCGCGAGGAGCTGCTGGCGCGCCTGGGCCGCGTGGAGCTGGGCATCTCCCAGAACACGCTCGCCTTCGCGCCGGACCGGTGGTGGCACCCGCTGGACCGCGCGCTGGTGAGGTTGGGGGCACAGGCCTACAACCACGCCTTCCACGAGGCGCTCGTCACCGGGAAGCTGCGCGTCAACATGCCCGGCGTGGCCTCCACGCGCGTGGACATCCCCGGGGCGCGGGACTCCGTGGAGTTCATCGGCGTCAACTACTACACGCGCGCGCACCTGCGCTTCGTGCCGCGCCCGCCCTTCATCGAGTTCAAGTACCGCGACATCCTGGGCCGCGGCCTCACCGACATCGGCTGGGAGGACTGGCCCGAGGGATTCCTCCAGTCGCTGCGCGAGGTGAAGCGCTACGGGCTGCCGGTGTGGATTACGGAGAACGGCATCGACGACCGCGCGGGCGAGCGCCGGCCCCACTACCTCCATACCCACCTGGCGCAGGTGCTGGCCGCCCGGCGGCTCGGCGTGGACGTGCGCGGCTACCTCTATTGGAGCCTGCTCGACAATTTCGAGTGGCTGGAGGGCTGGGGCCCGCGCTTCGGCCTCTACCACGTGGACTTCGACACGCTGGAGCGCCGCCCCACCCCCGCCTGCGACTACTTCCGCGCCGTGGCCACCAGCCGCCGGCTCGTGGCTCCGGCGACTCAGGCGCCTCTGGCCTCTCAGCCGAGCGCGGCGCGGTAG
- a CDS encoding TPR end-of-group domain-containing protein, with the protein MFRFRLGSIPVEVQPSHLLVSAMIAWSSVETAGAQRGWPFRQVESAPALGHASAMGLFILSWMSIVFVSVLVHELGHALASRLFGYRPSIFLAWLGGHTVPHDQPVHVPWKRDLVIVAAGPLFGLTLGVACWVGFVLFRGHTPALDFFLGTFAAANFFWAVLNMLPVLPLDGGHITATLAHRIFGPRRGILLAQGLSLLLCVAVVVLGVRTGELLFVVLFGMWGARAFGLISQVLRSGGKAGDTAALRGPQAEKLREAQAALKAGRLDDARRLGAQVLETEEGLTQQLASHAHHLLGWVALKEGHGRPALDHFSQVQGLPVEPHAVAAAFSLVGDDTRAVDWWKQAWQTSGDRTVLHEYAGTLIRLGREQDALRLPGLDPAAAYTCAERVLFIRGAFSEAAAVGEAALRHAPSATIAYDAACAYARARNATEAMRLLRRATELGFNDGAYAASDADLAPLHGHPAFEAWLTELRQSAAS; encoded by the coding sequence ATGTTCCGCTTTCGCCTCGGGAGCATTCCCGTCGAAGTCCAGCCGAGCCACCTGCTCGTATCGGCCATGATTGCCTGGAGCTCCGTTGAAACCGCGGGGGCCCAGAGAGGTTGGCCGTTCCGTCAGGTGGAGAGCGCGCCCGCGCTCGGCCACGCCAGCGCCATGGGCCTCTTCATCCTGTCCTGGATGTCCATCGTCTTCGTCTCGGTTCTCGTCCACGAGCTGGGCCATGCCCTGGCCAGCCGGCTGTTCGGCTACCGGCCGAGCATCTTCCTCGCCTGGCTGGGGGGCCACACCGTGCCCCATGACCAGCCCGTCCACGTGCCGTGGAAGCGCGACCTCGTCATCGTCGCGGCCGGCCCCCTCTTCGGGCTGACGCTGGGGGTGGCGTGTTGGGTGGGCTTCGTGCTGTTCAGGGGCCACACCCCCGCGCTCGACTTCTTCCTGGGCACCTTCGCGGCCGCCAACTTCTTCTGGGCGGTGCTCAACATGCTGCCCGTGCTTCCGCTGGATGGCGGGCACATCACCGCCACGCTGGCGCACCGCATCTTCGGCCCGCGGCGCGGCATCCTCCTGGCGCAGGGCCTGTCCCTGCTGCTTTGCGTGGCCGTCGTGGTGCTGGGCGTGAGGACCGGGGAGTTGCTCTTCGTCGTGCTCTTCGGCATGTGGGGCGCGCGGGCCTTCGGCCTCATCTCGCAGGTGCTGCGCAGCGGCGGCAAGGCAGGGGACACCGCGGCGCTGCGGGGGCCCCAGGCGGAGAAGCTGCGCGAGGCGCAGGCGGCACTCAAGGCGGGCCGGCTGGACGACGCGCGGCGGCTGGGCGCGCAGGTGCTGGAGACGGAAGAGGGGCTCACGCAGCAGCTCGCCAGCCACGCGCACCATCTGCTGGGGTGGGTGGCCCTGAAGGAGGGCCATGGCCGGCCCGCGCTGGACCACTTCTCCCAGGTGCAGGGCCTGCCCGTGGAGCCGCACGCGGTGGCGGCGGCCTTCTCATTGGTGGGCGACGACACGCGCGCCGTGGATTGGTGGAAGCAGGCGTGGCAGACGTCCGGAGACCGCACCGTCCTGCACGAGTATGCCGGCACGCTCATCCGGCTCGGCCGCGAGCAGGACGCGCTGCGGCTCCCGGGGCTGGACCCGGCCGCGGCCTACACCTGCGCGGAGCGGGTGCTCTTCATCCGCGGCGCCTTCTCCGAGGCCGCCGCCGTGGGCGAGGCCGCGCTCCGTCATGCACCCAGCGCCACCATCGCCTATGACGCGGCGTGCGCCTACGCGCGGGCGCGCAACGCGACGGAGGCCATGCGTCTGCTGCGGCGCGCCACCGAGCTGGGCTTCAATGATGGGGCCTACGCCGCCTCGGACGCGGACCTGGCGCCCCTGCACGGCCACCCGGCCTTCGAGGCCTGGCTGACGGAGCTGCGCCAATCCGCGGCCTCCTGA
- a CDS encoding acyl-CoA desaturase: MQTPSPALPTDNERLNWLSSIPFFAVHLMCFAVLWVGAKPVDVAVCVGLYIVRMWGITAGYHRYFSHRAFKTGRVFQFILALVGSTSTQKGVLWWAANHRHHHRFSDQAEDIHSPIQRGFWWSHMNWILCDKYGETRMEAIKDFARYPELVWLNRFHLVPPVALAVALYFIGGFSMLVWGFFVSTTVLWHGTFTINSLSHIFGKRRYKTTDTSRNNWLLALITLGEGWHNNHHYHQNTANQGWFWWEVDLSYYSLKVLSWMGVVEGLRTPSEATKYAFRKYTPEERAELAAPTRFWGADGARAQLVAAKTAAKTAAGDAARAAGDAAKVAGDKVREALAAATEPLPTSSPAP; this comes from the coding sequence TTGCAGACACCCTCTCCTGCCCTGCCCACGGACAACGAGCGTCTCAACTGGCTGTCCTCCATCCCCTTCTTCGCCGTCCACCTGATGTGCTTCGCCGTCCTCTGGGTCGGCGCGAAGCCGGTGGACGTGGCGGTGTGTGTGGGGCTGTACATCGTCCGGATGTGGGGCATCACCGCGGGCTACCACCGGTACTTCTCGCACCGGGCCTTCAAGACGGGCCGCGTCTTCCAGTTCATCCTCGCCCTGGTGGGCAGCACCTCCACGCAGAAGGGCGTGCTGTGGTGGGCGGCGAACCACCGGCACCACCACCGCTTCTCGGACCAGGCCGAGGACATCCACTCGCCGATTCAGCGTGGCTTCTGGTGGAGCCACATGAACTGGATTCTCTGCGACAAGTACGGGGAGACGCGCATGGAGGCCATCAAGGACTTCGCGCGCTACCCGGAGCTGGTGTGGCTCAACCGCTTCCACCTGGTGCCCCCGGTGGCGCTGGCCGTGGCGCTCTACTTCATCGGCGGGTTCTCCATGCTGGTGTGGGGCTTCTTCGTCAGCACCACCGTGCTGTGGCACGGCACCTTCACCATCAACTCGCTGAGCCACATCTTCGGCAAGCGCCGCTACAAGACGACGGACACCAGCCGGAACAACTGGCTGCTGGCGCTCATCACCCTGGGCGAGGGCTGGCACAACAACCACCACTACCACCAGAACACCGCCAACCAGGGCTGGTTCTGGTGGGAGGTGGACCTCAGCTACTACTCGCTGAAGGTCCTCTCCTGGATGGGCGTGGTGGAGGGGCTGCGCACGCCGTCCGAGGCCACGAAGTACGCCTTCCGGAAGTACACGCCCGAGGAGCGCGCCGAGCTGGCCGCCCCCACCCGCTTCTGGGGTGCCGACGGCGCCCGGGCGCAGCTCGTCGCGGCGAAGACCGCCGCGAAGACGGCCGCCGGAGACGCGGCGCGCGCGGCGGGAGACGCGGCCAAGGTGGCCGGCGACAAGGTGCGCGAGGCGCTGGCCGCCGCCACGGAGCCGCTGCCCACCTCCTCGCCGGCTCCGTAG